In the Pseudanabaena sp. PCC 7367 genome, one interval contains:
- a CDS encoding type II toxin-antitoxin system TacA family antitoxin — protein sequence MTEHILTKTERLEARVTKPQKELLQKAASLRGETLTVFMLNILVEAANKIVHEDQLIQLSQRDREAFVSALLNPPPVNEKAKAAAQEYKKIMGK from the coding sequence ATGACTGAACATATCCTCACCAAAACTGAACGATTAGAAGCTCGTGTTACCAAGCCACAAAAAGAGCTACTCCAGAAAGCTGCAAGCCTGCGGGGCGAAACTTTGACAGTGTTTATGCTTAACATTCTGGTTGAAGCTGCAAATAAAATAGTTCATGAAGATCAACTCATCCAACTGAGTCAACGTGATCGTGAAGCCTTTGTCAGTGCCTTGCTTAATCCTCCCCCAGTAAACGAGAAAGCAAAAGCTGCTGCGCAAGAGTACAAAAAAATTATGGGTAAATAG
- a CDS encoding EVE domain-containing protein: MAYWLIKTEPNDYSFADLEKEGQTIWDGVGNNLALKHMRNMAIGDLALFYHTGKERRIVGVAEVVSEPYVDPKLDDPKRTVVDVKLGRTLPKPVTLQQIKQDRDFFADFDLVRISRLSVMPVSEEYWQRIMEMAQE; the protein is encoded by the coding sequence ATGGCTTACTGGCTAATTAAAACTGAACCAAATGATTATTCCTTTGCCGATCTAGAAAAAGAGGGGCAGACAATCTGGGATGGGGTTGGCAATAATCTGGCGTTGAAACATATGCGGAATATGGCGATCGGTGATTTGGCTTTGTTCTACCACACAGGCAAGGAGCGGAGAATTGTGGGTGTGGCCGAGGTGGTAAGTGAACCCTATGTCGATCCAAAGTTGGATGATCCTAAACGTACTGTGGTGGATGTAAAGTTGGGGCGCACCCTGCCTAAGCCAGTGACTTTACAACAAATCAAACAGGATCGTGATTTCTTTGCTGATTTTGACCTGGTTAGGATTAGCCGCTTGTCGGTGATGCCTGTATCAGAAGAGTATTGGCAACGCATCATGGAGATGGCACAGGAATGA
- a CDS encoding pentapeptide repeat-containing protein, protein MTQSQRPQRSYQKLRQTFGLVAIGLFLSLGLWGCGGQDATIPADPAQPNTNDSDSNTSSSEPSNPADPDAQLEQLKSSKECIECNLSGVDLSGLDLSAATLNRSDLSGANLSEANLSDALMDSVNLSGANLDDANLSFAALTDANLTAASLVEADLNGAFLKGADLTDANFEGANLEAANLSTATIEGANLEQANLTGATMPDGAIAEEEAN, encoded by the coding sequence ATGACTCAGTCCCAAAGGCCACAACGATCGTACCAAAAACTACGGCAAACCTTTGGCCTGGTTGCGATCGGCCTGTTTTTGAGTCTGGGCTTATGGGGGTGTGGTGGCCAAGATGCAACTATTCCCGCTGACCCCGCTCAGCCTAATACTAATGATTCAGATTCAAATACTAGTAGCAGTGAGCCCAGTAATCCCGCTGATCCGGACGCACAATTAGAGCAACTCAAATCCAGCAAGGAATGTATTGAATGCAATCTCAGCGGGGTTGATCTTAGTGGGCTTGATCTCAGTGCGGCCACCTTGAATCGATCGGATCTCAGTGGGGCTAATTTGAGTGAAGCCAATCTCTCTGATGCGTTGATGGATAGCGTAAATTTAAGTGGTGCTAATTTGGATGACGCTAATCTTAGTTTTGCGGCGCTAACCGATGCCAACCTGACCGCAGCGAGTTTAGTTGAGGCAGATCTGAATGGAGCATTTTTAAAGGGTGCAGATCTGACTGATGCTAATTTTGAGGGAGCAAATCTAGAGGCGGCCAATCTCAGCACCGCCACGATCGAGGGGGCGAATCTGGAGCAGGCTAATCTGACCGGTGCAACCATGCCCGATGGGGCGATCGCTGAAGAAGAAGCCAATTGA
- a CDS encoding GNAT family N-acetyltransferase yields the protein MAILDRYLQQQASQDLRNYVAAVFVAVNNSVLNSSGQKQIIGFYSVSSTSVDARDFPLEITKKLPKYPILPATLIGRLAIATQYQKKGWGRLLLYAALQLALANEVASMAVIVDAKDERAVFFYGQYGFLAFPDQPYRLYLPMKTIARMLS from the coding sequence GTGGCAATATTAGATCGCTATTTGCAACAGCAGGCAAGTCAGGATCTTAGAAACTATGTTGCTGCAGTTTTTGTGGCTGTCAATAACTCTGTTTTGAATAGTAGCGGTCAGAAGCAAATAATTGGCTTTTATTCTGTCTCCTCGACCAGTGTTGATGCCAGAGATTTTCCACTAGAAATAACTAAAAAGCTACCTAAATATCCAATTTTGCCAGCAACCTTAATCGGTAGATTAGCGATTGCAACTCAATATCAGAAAAAAGGATGGGGACGGTTATTATTGTATGCAGCATTGCAATTAGCTTTAGCGAATGAAGTTGCATCAATGGCAGTAATTGTAGATGCGAAGGATGAGCGTGCTGTTTTTTTTTATGGTCAGTATGGCTTCTTGGCTTTTCCCGATCAACCCTATCGACTATACCTGCCAATGAAAACGATCGCTAGGATGCTTAGTTAA
- a CDS encoding GNAT family N-acetyltransferase, whose translation MGFWKSIFRVFGTTEPTKKNRLRPVPNQNGQIFFSTDRDIDVYELEELCDAVGWSRRPIRKVRKAIQHSFIVISMWEKRGTYSRLIGFARATSDHAFNATLWDVVVHPEYQGKGLGKALMKETIKSLRQADISNISLFADAHVVEFYRQLGFSPDPEGIKGMFWYPP comes from the coding sequence ATGGGTTTCTGGAAAAGCATATTCAGAGTTTTTGGTACTACTGAGCCTACAAAAAAGAATCGATTACGCCCTGTGCCAAATCAAAACGGACAAATATTTTTCAGCACCGATCGAGACATTGATGTCTATGAGCTGGAGGAATTATGTGATGCGGTGGGTTGGTCGCGTCGCCCGATCCGTAAAGTCCGCAAGGCGATCCAACATAGTTTTATTGTGATTTCAATGTGGGAGAAGCGCGGTACCTATAGCCGGCTAATTGGCTTTGCCAGGGCTACGTCTGACCATGCTTTTAATGCCACCCTGTGGGACGTGGTGGTGCATCCTGAATATCAGGGCAAGGGGTTGGGGAAGGCGCTGATGAAGGAAACAATTAAATCCTTGCGCCAGGCTGATATTAGTAATATTAGTTTGTTTGCCGATGCCCATGTGGTGGAGTTCTATCGCCAACTTGGGTTTAGCCCCGATCCGGAAGGGATTAAGGGGATGTTCTGGTATCCACCATAG
- a CDS encoding HHL1-like protein, with protein sequence MAGRGFGPIKEKSEKTKRNIAERKQAAEKYDEMQDQGMPEFKVFIRIQGKENWLPIGEITVNRSNKIAQAIYEQEVGLVKSSVRAYPFLGKYKDQLEYGYRLKEFDDEPITVAERPSSNPVTSLIEGIKDRFAFAIVK encoded by the coding sequence ATGGCAGGACGTGGATTTGGCCCCATAAAGGAAAAAAGCGAGAAGACCAAGCGCAACATTGCTGAGCGCAAGCAGGCCGCTGAAAAGTATGACGAGATGCAAGACCAAGGAATGCCTGAATTTAAGGTATTCATCCGGATTCAGGGCAAGGAAAACTGGCTGCCGATCGGTGAAATCACGGTCAATCGCAGTAATAAAATTGCCCAGGCGATCTATGAACAAGAAGTTGGCTTAGTAAAAAGCTCGGTACGCGCCTATCCATTTTTGGGCAAGTATAAAGACCAATTGGAATATGGCTATCGCCTCAAAGAGTTTGATGATGAGCCGATTACGGTTGCAGAGAGACCTTCCAGCAATCCAGTAACTTCATTGATTGAAGGGATTAAGGATCGGTTTGCCTTTGCGATCGTTAAATAG
- the msrA gene encoding peptide-methionine (S)-S-oxide reductase MsrA, whose amino-acid sequence MAEIATFGAGCFWGVEAAFMQLKGVTKTSVGYMGGHFPNPCYLDVCARITGHAEVVQIEFDPQLISYQQLLDRFWQIHDPTALNRQGPDRGEQYRSVIFYHSPAQAAAAQVDKQRLDTSGEFDRPIVTFIEPASDYYLAAAEHQHYFAKRDRLNYQNTGGGDRTNINWFD is encoded by the coding sequence ATGGCGGAAATAGCAACATTTGGCGCAGGATGCTTCTGGGGCGTAGAAGCCGCTTTTATGCAGCTCAAGGGAGTAACCAAAACTTCAGTGGGCTATATGGGCGGTCATTTCCCAAATCCCTGCTATCTGGATGTTTGCGCCAGGATTACCGGACATGCCGAAGTAGTACAAATTGAATTTGACCCTCAGCTAATTTCCTATCAACAATTGCTCGATCGATTCTGGCAAATCCATGATCCCACCGCACTTAATCGCCAGGGGCCCGATCGCGGTGAGCAATATCGATCGGTAATTTTTTACCACAGCCCTGCCCAGGCGGCAGCAGCCCAGGTAGACAAGCAACGCTTAGACACATCAGGAGAATTCGATCGGCCGATCGTTACCTTCATTGAACCGGCCTCTGATTATTACCTGGCGGCAGCCGAGCATCAGCATTATTTTGCCAAGCGCGATCGCCTCAATTACCAAAATACTGGCGGAGGCGATCGAACTAACATTAATTGGTTTGACTAA
- a CDS encoding PCP reductase family protein, with protein MAQFPDSLTWTAAAKAKLKNIPYFVRTQARQRIEQIANEQNTDTVTVEIVEQARLEFGQ; from the coding sequence ATGGCACAATTTCCAGACTCCCTCACTTGGACGGCGGCGGCGAAGGCCAAGCTCAAAAATATTCCCTACTTTGTGCGCACTCAGGCACGTCAGCGGATCGAGCAGATCGCCAATGAACAAAACACCGACACCGTGACGGTGGAGATCGTAGAGCAAGCCCGTCTGGAATTTGGGCAATAG
- a CDS encoding transporter cation-chloride cotransporter (CCC) family: MLRISDRNSKPRDQAAKANQKKAQPSLYGTFEGVFTPTVLTILGAIMYLRLGWVVGNAGLLGAIMVILLACSITLATGLSLASIATNTRLDAGGPYAIISRALGLETGGSIGLPLFLSQTLAVSMYIFAFREGWLYLFPEHNALAIDLISFALVALIAYISAGLMFRIQFLVLALMGISLLAVLFSDVTWQPATDLVVWGEFPGSADSNFSGTNFWGVFAVFFPATTGIMAGANMSGELRDSRRSIPAGALSAIVLSTIIYVLLCFWFARAGSTDELVSNYTIMTDRVRWGWTILAGLLGATFSQAISSLVGASRILLALAKNEVVPQGKWVSQLSNGTSGEPRNALLISATIALTALMLRNLNAIAPLITMFFLITYATLNLVLFIESSLGLTSFRPTLRIPRIVSLFGFVGCLLSMFIINATLSLIAIAAVLFIPIRIANRQGKRQPANISSGLFESIARWAASKVVDMDMTTLRAWRPNVLLPIEDNSVIEAHLYQLLTALCKPEGVIKLVGFTDQASTNAIEPKLEAARMALREQGAFTTSAALNAPTDVRSMVAVLQALKTTFFGPNILFLQLPYVLKQQEDMLPVFETAQKLKIGVVLFSHQKGTRMGQGATINLWIRPQIDDEIPMQERLRLGSINLSVLLAFKLARAWDAELNLISTVTEPSQMEAAKAYVDALKDLCRIPNRSLTYMMMGHLDACMAIAPRADISFIGLAAIPDFDFVTRMQGLANSSCLFIGDSGGESALA, from the coding sequence GTGCTCAGGATCAGCGATCGCAATTCCAAACCGCGTGACCAGGCAGCCAAGGCTAACCAAAAAAAAGCTCAGCCCAGTTTATATGGCACTTTTGAGGGTGTATTTACCCCCACAGTTTTAACGATCCTGGGGGCAATTATGTATCTGCGCCTGGGTTGGGTAGTGGGTAATGCTGGCCTATTGGGAGCAATTATGGTGATCCTGCTGGCCTGTAGTATTACCCTGGCGACCGGCCTATCCCTGGCTTCGATCGCCACCAACACCAGACTAGACGCAGGCGGCCCCTATGCAATCATCTCCCGCGCCCTGGGGCTAGAGACAGGCGGCAGTATTGGCTTGCCTCTGTTTTTGTCACAGACTCTGGCCGTAAGCATGTATATATTTGCTTTCCGTGAGGGTTGGTTGTATCTCTTCCCAGAACATAACGCCCTGGCGATCGATTTAATTTCCTTTGCTCTGGTGGCATTAATTGCCTACATCAGCGCTGGGTTAATGTTTCGGATTCAATTTCTGGTGCTGGCCTTGATGGGCATTTCATTGCTGGCAGTGTTATTTAGTGATGTGACCTGGCAGCCTGCCACTGATCTTGTGGTTTGGGGTGAGTTCCCCGGATCAGCGGATAGTAATTTTAGTGGCACCAATTTTTGGGGTGTATTTGCAGTATTTTTCCCAGCCACCACCGGGATCATGGCGGGTGCAAACATGTCCGGTGAACTGCGTGACAGTCGGCGCAGTATTCCGGCTGGTGCCCTCAGTGCGATCGTCCTGAGCACAATTATCTATGTATTGCTCTGTTTTTGGTTTGCCAGGGCAGGCTCAACCGATGAATTGGTCAGCAACTACACGATCATGACCGATCGGGTTAGATGGGGATGGACGATTCTGGCTGGGTTATTAGGAGCCACTTTTTCGCAGGCGATCTCCTCGTTGGTGGGTGCTTCGCGGATTTTGCTGGCACTGGCTAAAAATGAGGTAGTGCCGCAGGGAAAATGGGTATCGCAATTGTCGAATGGCACTAGCGGGGAGCCGCGCAATGCCCTCTTGATCAGCGCCACGATCGCTCTAACTGCCTTGATGCTCAGGAACCTCAATGCGATCGCCCCTTTGATTACGATGTTCTTTCTGATCACCTATGCCACGTTGAATCTGGTGTTATTCATTGAAAGTAGCCTGGGTTTAACCAGTTTTCGCCCCACCCTGCGAATTCCCCGCATTGTGTCCCTGTTTGGGTTTGTGGGTTGTTTGCTGTCCATGTTTATTATTAACGCCACGCTCAGTTTGATTGCGATCGCGGCGGTGCTGTTTATTCCGATTCGGATTGCCAACCGCCAAGGCAAACGCCAGCCAGCCAATATTAGTAGTGGTTTATTTGAATCGATCGCCCGCTGGGCTGCTAGTAAAGTGGTGGATATGGATATGACCACGCTCAGGGCATGGCGACCAAATGTACTTTTACCGATCGAAGATAACTCCGTAATCGAAGCACATTTGTACCAATTGCTGACCGCACTATGCAAACCGGAGGGCGTAATTAAGTTAGTTGGTTTTACCGATCAAGCCAGCACCAACGCGATCGAGCCAAAATTAGAAGCAGCTAGAATGGCTCTGCGTGAACAAGGGGCATTTACAACTTCAGCAGCATTGAATGCACCAACCGATGTAAGGAGCATGGTTGCAGTGTTGCAGGCATTGAAGACCACGTTCTTTGGCCCAAATATTTTGTTTTTGCAGTTGCCCTATGTATTGAAGCAGCAAGAAGATATGTTGCCTGTGTTTGAGACTGCCCAAAAACTCAAAATTGGCGTAGTCCTGTTTAGTCACCAGAAAGGAACCCGGATGGGTCAAGGAGCCACGATTAATCTTTGGATCAGGCCGCAGATTGACGACGAAATTCCGATGCAGGAGAGGTTGCGATTGGGCAGTATTAATCTGTCTGTGCTGCTGGCGTTTAAGTTAGCGCGGGCTTGGGATGCTGAGCTTAATTTGATTTCTACGGTGACGGAGCCGAGTCAAATGGAAGCAGCTAAGGCATATGTGGATGCCCTCAAAGATCTTTGCCGAATTCCCAATCGATCGCTGACCTACATGATGATGGGTCATTTGGATGCATGTATGGCCATAGCTCCCCGTGCGGATATTAGTTTTATTGGCCTGGCCGCGATCCCTGATTTTGATTTTGTGACACGGATGCAGGGATTGGCTAATTCCTCTTGCCTGTTTATCGGTGATTCTGGGGGTGAGAGTGCGTTGGCCTAG
- a CDS encoding NUDIX domain-containing protein produces MTYRNPIPTVDIIIEMQDRPDRPIVLIERKHEPFGWAIPGGFVDYGESLATAAVREALEETSLTVELIEQFHAYSDPERDRRKHTISNVFIAIATGQPKAADDAKSLKLFEPWQFPTQLCFDHDQILQDYWRYRHYGIKPQP; encoded by the coding sequence ATGACCTACCGCAACCCGATCCCCACCGTGGATATTATTATCGAGATGCAAGATCGCCCCGATCGACCGATCGTGTTGATTGAGCGTAAGCACGAGCCTTTTGGTTGGGCGATCCCTGGCGGGTTTGTGGATTATGGTGAGTCATTGGCTACGGCGGCGGTGCGTGAAGCCCTCGAAGAAACCAGCTTGACAGTGGAGCTAATCGAGCAATTTCATGCCTATTCCGACCCAGAGCGCGATCGCCGTAAGCACACGATCTCGAATGTGTTTATTGCGATCGCCACTGGCCAACCCAAGGCCGCCGATGATGCTAAAAGTTTAAAATTATTTGAACCCTGGCAATTCCCAACCCAGCTTTGTTTTGATCATGACCAAATTTTGCAGGATTATTGGCGCTATCGCCATTATGGGATTAAACCCCAGCCTTAA
- a CDS encoding ABC transporter permease has translation MAKPIDPPQLARRRWQSPGSVLKSGLNSWTIFVVVIALLIASPILFVLSSVFSNASDVWEHLATTVLTEYVFNSLWLMLGVAAGVLSIGVSTAWLVTMCRFPGDRLFEWLLLLPMAAPAYILAYTYTELLEYYGPVQTGLRDFFGWGSATDYWFPAIRSMGGAIAMLVLVLYPYVYLLARVAFLEQSVCTIEASRGLGCNPWRSFLVVALPLARPAITAGLALALMETLGDFGTVDYFSINTFTTGIYRTWLNMGERQAALQLSAVLMVFILWLVLLERWSRRQAKYYQVSSHYQQLPRYQLGIGRSLLAIIACTIPVLLGFLLPSGLLLQMSIANFAETIDRDFWSLANHSLVLAMITAFLGIAIAAIMAYGLRLQSNLLMRSCVQIAAMGYAIPGTVIAVGTLIPVGNLDNFLDRWFDTGLLFSGTIVMLIFAYLVRFLAVSFSTVDSSLSKIRPSFDDAASSFGCSPLATLLKVHMPIMIPGLLTAAMLVFVDVMKELPATLVIRPFNFDTLAIRVYQYASDERLAEAAAPALAIILVGIVPVLLLSQRIARSRRSEQIY, from the coding sequence TTGGCCAAACCGATCGATCCACCCCAATTAGCCCGCCGCCGCTGGCAATCCCCTGGCTCAGTTTTGAAATCTGGGTTGAATAGCTGGACGATTTTTGTGGTGGTGATCGCCCTGCTGATCGCCTCACCAATTCTGTTTGTGCTCAGTAGCGTTTTTAGCAATGCAAGCGATGTTTGGGAGCATCTGGCCACCACGGTTTTAACTGAATATGTGTTTAATTCACTGTGGTTAATGTTGGGTGTGGCAGCAGGTGTCTTGAGCATTGGTGTGAGTACGGCCTGGTTGGTAACCATGTGTCGATTTCCCGGCGATCGCCTATTTGAATGGTTGTTACTATTACCAATGGCAGCACCGGCCTATATTCTGGCCTACACCTACACCGAGTTATTGGAATATTATGGCCCTGTGCAAACTGGTCTACGGGACTTTTTTGGTTGGGGCAGCGCCACTGATTACTGGTTTCCAGCGATCCGCTCAATGGGTGGGGCGATCGCCATGCTGGTGCTAGTGCTTTATCCCTATGTTTATTTGCTGGCTAGAGTGGCCTTTTTAGAACAATCGGTTTGCACGATCGAAGCCAGTCGGGGTCTGGGTTGTAATCCCTGGCGTAGCTTTCTGGTGGTGGCTTTGCCCCTGGCACGTCCAGCAATCACAGCAGGTCTGGCTCTGGCGCTGATGGAAACCCTGGGTGATTTTGGCACGGTTGATTATTTTAGTATCAATACTTTTACTACCGGGATCTATCGCACCTGGCTGAATATGGGCGAGCGACAGGCCGCCTTGCAGCTCTCAGCGGTGTTGATGGTGTTTATTCTGTGGTTGGTATTATTGGAGCGCTGGTCACGCCGTCAGGCTAAGTATTACCAAGTCTCTAGCCATTACCAACAGCTCCCCCGCTATCAACTGGGAATCGGTCGATCGCTCCTGGCCATAATTGCCTGTACGATCCCAGTTTTATTGGGTTTTCTGCTGCCATCGGGCTTGTTGTTGCAAATGAGTATTGCCAATTTTGCCGAAACGATCGATCGGGACTTTTGGTCACTGGCAAACCACAGCTTAGTCCTGGCGATGATCACGGCTTTTTTGGGAATTGCGATCGCGGCGATCATGGCCTATGGACTGCGATTACAATCAAATTTGCTAATGCGCAGTTGTGTACAGATTGCGGCGATGGGTTACGCCATCCCTGGCACGGTAATCGCGGTGGGCACATTGATCCCGGTTGGGAATTTGGATAATTTTCTCGATCGTTGGTTTGACACGGGCTTGCTATTTAGCGGCACGATCGTGATGCTGATTTTTGCCTACCTGGTCAGGTTTCTGGCGGTTTCGTTCAGTACAGTTGACTCTAGCCTGAGCAAAATCAGACCCAGTTTTGATGATGCGGCCAGTAGTTTTGGCTGTAGTCCGTTGGCAACCTTGCTAAAGGTACACATGCCAATTATGATTCCAGGTTTACTCACTGCGGCGATGCTGGTATTTGTGGATGTAATGAAGGAATTGCCCGCTACCCTGGTAATTCGGCCATTTAACTTTGATACCCTGGCAATCCGAGTCTATCAATATGCTTCCGATGAGCGCTTGGCAGAAGCTGCTGCGCCAGCATTGGCAATCATTTTAGTTGGCATTGTGCCAGTGTTGCTGTTAAGCCAGCGGATTGCTCGATCGCGCCGTTCTGAGCAAATATATTAA
- the ilvC gene encoding ketol-acid reductoisomerase, whose translation MARMYYDTDANLEFLRGKKVAIIGYGSQGHAHALNLKDSGVEVMVGLYEGSSSWPKAEAEGLTVKSVADATAAADFVMILLPDEVQKAIYLEQIKPNLKEGDVLAFAHGFNIHFAQVIPPANVDVVMIAPKGPGHLVRRVYTQGQGVPALFAVYQNASGQARDRAMAYAHGIGATRAGILETTFREETETDLFGEQAVLCGGLSALIKAGFETLTEAGYQPELAYFECLHEVKLIVDLVVEGGLAKMRHSISNTAEYGDFTRGPRLINDAVKAEMKQILSEIQSGQFAREFVLENQSGKPGFTAMRRQEAEHPIEEVGKELRAMFSWMKKV comes from the coding sequence ATGGCAAGAATGTATTACGACACCGATGCAAATCTTGAATTTCTGCGCGGTAAGAAAGTTGCCATTATTGGTTATGGTTCCCAGGGGCACGCCCATGCGCTCAACCTCAAAGACAGTGGCGTAGAGGTGATGGTGGGGCTCTATGAAGGTAGCTCGTCCTGGCCCAAGGCCGAAGCAGAAGGCTTGACCGTGAAAAGTGTGGCGGATGCCACGGCGGCGGCAGATTTTGTGATGATTTTGCTGCCCGATGAAGTCCAAAAGGCGATTTATTTAGAGCAAATCAAGCCCAACCTCAAGGAAGGCGATGTATTGGCATTTGCCCACGGCTTTAATATTCACTTTGCCCAGGTGATTCCCCCCGCCAATGTGGATGTGGTGATGATCGCACCAAAAGGGCCTGGTCATCTGGTGCGCCGTGTTTATACCCAGGGTCAGGGTGTACCAGCATTGTTTGCGGTTTATCAGAATGCTTCTGGACAAGCCCGCGATCGGGCGATGGCTTATGCTCATGGCATTGGTGCAACCCGCGCTGGGATTTTGGAAACCACTTTCCGCGAAGAAACCGAAACCGACCTGTTTGGTGAACAGGCAGTGTTATGTGGTGGCCTGAGTGCATTAATTAAGGCTGGATTTGAAACCCTCACCGAGGCTGGCTATCAACCGGAATTGGCCTATTTTGAATGCTTGCATGAAGTGAAGCTAATCGTGGATCTGGTGGTTGAAGGTGGTCTGGCAAAAATGCGCCACAGTATTTCTAATACCGCCGAATATGGCGATTTCACCCGTGGTCCTCGCTTAATTAATGATGCGGTGAAGGCAGAAATGAAGCAGATTTTGTCAGAAATTCAATCGGGTCAGTTTGCCCGTGAATTTGTGCTGGAAAACCAATCTGGTAAACCGGGCTTTACGGCCATGCGTCGCCAGGAAGCTGAACACCCGATCGAAGAGGTGGGTAAAGAGCTACGGGCGATGTTTAGCTGGATGAAGAAGGTCTAG
- a CDS encoding FecR family protein: MPFSFLSNHLGQQRSPRSSRSRTVNQPNQAAKRSNSLPLYFLVGILTALSGQVMLSANPVKAQTTNTRVTRARIIEILEGNQVFIQNRRARVNDVARERQQVSTRSSRAQLRFNNRAVARLGRNSSLTIGSCGAQLQRGEMLVEGPAPACTSRVTSAVRGTTYTVTIDDSGREAFRVWEGRIDVTPENSNEEAIAVRGGEAYIFDPRQGDGLVRQISHEEYEDVFSGDLVVDYLDELEDVREIRRIHQDLYPDRVFPFKGVPLRPHRGHFSLSIRQDQPTQDFVIARVSLKSRRGNGFREERYVGDYLYPINTRAGFIRGLNPDDRIAVRLFTADEDDPKLIGYSEFDLLREYAAVSIVLPEDRQPSGTVRTVYGIDADQRGAIDSGVTIYDYLTSLNYPRSGDYLDTSVTFLDVVAAQDINMRLYDPGNLPSPTRGSQYHDTHYPNSLSIGAFPLIAETMPVFSPSLLRTINALPYERMEPVAIRADDRSAYEVTQQILNYKDR, encoded by the coding sequence ATGCCTTTTAGTTTTCTCAGTAACCATCTGGGGCAACAGCGATCGCCAAGATCGTCTAGATCACGCACAGTTAATCAGCCCAATCAAGCTGCTAAGCGTTCAAATTCGCTACCACTCTATTTTTTAGTTGGTATATTAACTGCCCTGAGTGGTCAAGTAATGCTAAGTGCCAACCCAGTCAAAGCCCAAACCACCAACACCAGGGTCACCAGAGCCAGGATCATTGAAATCCTGGAGGGCAATCAGGTGTTCATTCAAAATCGTCGTGCCAGGGTTAACGATGTGGCGCGAGAACGCCAACAGGTCAGCACCAGGTCATCCCGTGCCCAATTAAGATTCAATAATCGGGCTGTTGCTCGGTTGGGGCGCAACTCTTCCCTGACGATCGGCAGTTGTGGCGCACAGCTTCAGCGAGGTGAAATGTTAGTAGAAGGGCCAGCCCCAGCCTGTACATCGCGGGTAACCAGTGCTGTGCGTGGCACCACCTACACAGTGACTATAGATGATAGCGGTCGGGAAGCATTCAGAGTTTGGGAAGGCAGAATAGATGTCACGCCGGAAAATTCCAATGAGGAAGCGATCGCCGTTAGGGGTGGCGAAGCTTATATCTTCGACCCCAGACAAGGAGATGGGCTGGTGCGTCAGATTTCTCACGAAGAATACGAAGATGTTTTCAGTGGTGATCTAGTTGTCGATTATTTAGATGAGCTGGAAGATGTCAGAGAAATTAGACGAATTCACCAGGATCTTTATCCCGACAGGGTTTTCCCCTTCAAAGGAGTACCACTCAGGCCGCATCGTGGTCACTTTAGTTTGTCGATCCGCCAGGATCAGCCGACCCAGGATTTTGTGATTGCCAGGGTTTCGCTCAAGTCTCGCCGGGGTAATGGCTTCCGTGAAGAACGCTATGTGGGTGACTATCTCTATCCCATCAATACTAGAGCCGGGTTTATTCGCGGCCTCAACCCAGACGATCGGATTGCGGTCAGGCTGTTTACCGCCGATGAAGATGATCCCAAACTGATTGGCTACAGTGAATTTGATCTATTGCGGGAATATGCTGCCGTTAGTATTGTGCTACCCGAAGATAGGCAGCCCAGTGGCACTGTTCGCACTGTCTATGGCATTGATGCCGATCAACGTGGGGCGATCGACAGTGGTGTAACAATTTACGATTATTTAACCTCGCTCAATTATCCGCGTAGTGGCGATTATCTGGATACCTCAGTTACATTCTTGGATGTGGTGGCTGCCCAGGATATTAATATGCGTTTGTATGATCCCGGCAATTTACCTAGCCCCACGCGGGGATCGCAGTACCACGATACCCATTACCCCAACAGTCTATCGATCGGTGCTTTCCCGCTGATTGCTGAAACTATGCCGGTTTTCTCGCCGAGCCTGTTGCGGACGATCAATGCCCTGCCCTATGAGCGGATGGAGCCGGTGGCAATTCGGGCTGACGATCGCTCCGCCTATGAGGTAACGCAACAAATTTTGAACTACAAGGATCGCTAA